Genomic window (Bacillota bacterium):
GACACGGAACAGCGGGCTAAAGCAAGGAGTAAAGGGTGATGGTGGTTGTTTATGAAGAAGACAATTATAAGGTGGATAATATTATTATCTCTAGTGGCTATAACTTTTGGCACAGGCTATACTACTTATAATTATATTGTTAATGTTTACAGCGTAAAGAGTGTTGCAGCAGAAATACCATTAGAAAGGCAAATATTGGTTGAAATTCCAAGAGGAGCTGGGACAGAAGCCATAGCTAATATTTTAAAAGAAAAGGGTATTATAAAAAACACGTTTTTATTCAGGTTATTCTCAAAGCTTAATGGTTATGACGGTACTTACAGATCCGGTGTCCATGCCATTGATAAAAACGAAAATTATAATTCCCTTAAAGGATATGATATTCTGATGGATATATTATCCGGCAAACCCCTTACAAATGTAGGTGTGAGGGTTACAGTACCGGAAGGTTATAATTACCAGCAAATTGTAAACTTACTTTATAAAGAAAATCTAATAGATAAAGAGAAATTCGACAAAATAGCAAATAATGAAGACTTTGATTTTAGGTTTTTAAGGAATTTGAAACGTAGGGGTAATAGGCTTGAAGGGTATTTGTTTCCGGATACCTATGAATTTGACCCAAAGTCCAATGAAAGTGAAAAAGAGATAATTTTGAAAATGTTAAGAAGGTTTGATGAAATTTTTTTACCTGAGTATTATAAGAGGGCAGAAGAATTGGGTATGACTGTTGATGAAATAATCATATTGGCGTCCATTATTGAAAGAGAAGCAAGGGTTCCTGAAGAAAGGCCCATAATTGCAGGAGTTTTTTATAACAGACTTAAAAGCAAGAATAGTTCATTGAGGAAACTTCAATCCTGTGCCACTATACAATATATACTTTATAAAAAAGAAGGAAAAATGAAAGAGGTAATAACTGTTGATGATGAAAAAATTGACGACCCATATAATACTTACTTATATGAAGGACTGCCTCCAGGACCAATTTGCAATCCTGGCAGAGATTCCATAGAAGCAGCCCTTTATCCTGAAGAACACGATTATCTGTATTTCGTCGTTAAAAATGACGGCACAGGAACCCACTACTTTTCCAAAACTTTCAGTGAGCATTTGGGTGCACAGCTTAAGTCGCAATTGAATGCCCAAAAAAATAGGAAAAATGATTAAGGGTTAAGGAAGAAAAAAATGATTTGTTATGATTATATAAATGAATACATTAGAAATACTATTAAAGAAGACCAAGGCGTATTACTGGAGTTGCGAAAATTTGCCGCATTAAATAATATACCGGTGATACAGCCGGAGACAGCAAGACTTCTCTTAGTATTGGGACTGATAATAAAACCGCGAAAAATACTTGAAATAGGTACGGCAATAGGTTATTCATCGATTTTATTGGCTGGAACCTTAAGCCCTGGTGGGGTTGTCGATACTATAGAGAGCTATGGTGAAATGGTCGAAATGGCCAGATATAACATAAAGAGGGCAGGATGTCAGGACAAGATAAATTCTATAGCCGGGGATGCTGCTGAAGTATTAAGATGTCTTGACAAGAGATATGATTTGATATTACTTGATGCGGCAAAAGGACAGTACCTTGAATTGCTTCCTGACTGTATAAGGCTGCTTAGTATAAGAGGGGTATTGATTTCTGATAACGTATTATATAAGGGTATGGTGGCGAACGATAGGTTAATAATAAGGAGAAAGAAGACTATCGTTAAAAGGCTGAGGGAGTATTTGAAGTGTATTTGTAATAAATCGGATGTTGAAACATGTATATTGCCTGTGGGAGACGGGGTGGCAGTTACTGTCAAACTGCGAGATAATGGAGATGAATAATGAAGAACGGGGCGCATTTTCTTTTTATGAAGAAAATGCGCCCTGAAGAATCGAACACGGAAAAGCGGGTGGTATTATTGAAAAAGGTGGAGCTTCTTGCTCCTGCAGGGAATCCGGAAAAACTGAAGATGGCAATCACTTATGGCGCTGATGCTGTGTATTTGGGAGGGTATGAGTACGGACTTAGAGCTTATGCAGACAACTTTTCCTTTGAAGACATGGAAAAAGGTATAGAGTTTGCTCATTCCAAGGGGAAAAAAGTGTATATTACAATGAATATAATACCTCATAATGAAGATATAGAGGGTATGGAGGAATATATAAAGCAAATTTGCCGGTTGGAAGCTGATGCCATAATATTATCTGATCCTGGAGTATATATGGTGGTGAGGGAAACAGCTCCGGGTATGAAAATCCATTTAAGTACCCAGGCAAATAATACAAATTGGAAAAGTGCAAAGTTCTGGTATGAGCAGGGTATAAAACGCATAATCCTTGCCAGGGAGCTTTCTTTAAAAGAGATTGCAGAAATAAAAGAAAAGGTCCCTGAAGACTTGGAATTGGAAGTGTTTGTACACGGCGCCATGTGCATATCGTATTCCGGTAGATGCCTTCTTAGCAATTACATGGCAGGCCGGGATTCCAATAGGGGGTTATGTGCCCATCCCTGCAGGTGGAAGTATTTTTTAATGGAAGAAAAAAGGCCGGGGCAATATATGCCGGTATATGAAAATGAGAGGGGAACATTTATATTTAATTCAAAAGATTTATGCATGATAGAGCATATACCTCAGGTCATCGCTACCGGAGTGACAAGTTTAAAAATTGAAGGACGCATGAAAAGCTCTTACTATGTAGCTACAGTGGTTAAGGCATACCGTGAAGTTATTGATGCATATTATACAGATCCTGAAGGATATAAATTTGACCCCCTATGGCTTGAAGAGATATCAAAGGCAAGCCATAGAGAATATACCACGGGATTCTATTTCAAAAAGCCGGGGAGTGAAGACCAGGTATACAATACAAGTACTTATGTGAGAGAATACGATTTTGTCGGCCTTGTTCTTGAATATGACAAAACAACAGGAATTGCTAAAGTTGAGCAGCGGAACCGAATGTTTGTAGGTGATGAAGTTGAAGTGGTAAGGCCTAAGGGAAGATATTTCAAACAAAAAATAACCAGTATGAAAAACGAGGAAGGGGAATACATTGATAATGCCCCCCATCCCCAGATGATAGTCTACATACCCATGAAGCAGGAAGTGGAAGAATATACGATACTCAGAAGAAGGGCGTGAATTACTTCCCTTCCATAAACCACCTAAAGAAAGTTGTATATAGGAATCCGACGTTACCAGGTTGGTAACCCTTATTCCCAGTAATCTTATATTTTTTTGCCAGTCCCAGTATTTTAAAAATATTTCAAATCAGAATTCCTTGTTTTGTAAAGGATATCGTGAATAAAACTATGTCATGAATAAAACTTGATTTTATATGGAAAACTTAATACAAAGGAAATTTGGAAAGGTTTGGATTTCTTATGAATACAAAAAGGGGCTTTATTGTGCTTATAATATTCTTTACATTATTTATATTATTGGCGGTAAGAATGTTTCATTTACAGGTTGGTGAGAGGGAAAAACTATCCCGGGCTGCGTCTGTACAGAGAATTGCAAATGCCCGGATAGAAAAAGCGAGGGGTGATATATTGGATAGAAACGGCATACCCCTTACGAATAGGAGTGAAAAATATATTATAGTATTAAAACCTCTTATATTAAAAGAGGATAAAAATTCACTTAAAAGGATTTCCGATATTCTTGGCACTAATTTTCAAAAGCTGGAGGAAGAAGTTGAAAAAGGGGAAAAACCCATCTTAATAGAAGTTGACAAAGAAAGGAAAAACCTGGTTAAAAGCCTGGAATGCCCAGGAATTTCAATTATAAATTCTCTTTATAGATATGATAATAATTCAGTTGCAAAGCATATTTTGGGATATGTCAATAAATCTGACGGTAATGGAGAAGCGGGTATAGAAAAGTTTTACAATAAAACCCTTGCTTGTGACAGTTGGTATATGCTTGGGGTTGTTACTGATGGAAGAAATAATATTCTGCCAGGTATGGGCTATCGCTTAATAAGAGCAGAGGGAGAAAATAAAAAACTTAATGTAAAACTTACAATTGATTACCATATACAGAAAATTGTTGAAGAGGTAATGGAGAGAAATAATGTGACAGGTGCTATTGTAGTTGAAGAAGTAAACAGTGGCGATGTTGTAGCTATAGCAAGCAAACCTGATTTTAACCAGGATAATGTGAGCCAATACTTGAATAGTCCGAATAATGAATTGTTTAATAAGGCTGTGGCTTCTTATAACCTTGGCTCCATATTTAAAATAATAGATGCAGCTGCAATGTTTGAGTTAAAAGACAGCTGGGAAGAAGAATACTTATGTACAGGGTCCATTAAAGTAGGAGATAGGGAATTTAAGTGCTATTCCTACAAGGACGGGGGACATGGCCTTTTAGATTTGAAAAAAGCTTTTGCCTTATCTTGCAACACCTATTTTATAGATGCAGCACTTAATAAAATAAATGCTAAAAGCCTGATTGAAATGGCCAAGAGATTTGGATTAGGAAGTTTTACAGGAATAAGAAGCCAGGGCATTGAAGAATCGGCAGGCAATTTACCTTCAATTGACACCTGGTTTTCCGGAGGGGATATTGCCAATATATCCATAGGACAGGGAGAGATTATGGCTACTCCTTTGCAAGTAGCGGATATGGTGGCAACAGTTGCCAATGGGGGAATAAAAAATACAATAAATATAGTAGATTCCATTGTAGATGAGAATGGAAATAAAGTGAGGGATATACGGCAAAAACAGGGTAAGAGGATTATTAACAAAGATATCGCTAATAAAATAAAGAATTTAATGGAATCTGTAATAAATGAAGGCACCGGAACAATGATAAATTTAGAAGAATACGGCGGGGCTGCAGGCAAAACAGGAAGCGCAGAAACAGGACAATATAAAGATGGAGAAAGCATAGTACATGCCTGGTTTGCAGGGTATTTTCCTAAAAAAAATCCAAAGTATTCTATTGCAGTATTTATTGAAAATGGTAAAGTAGGAGGTAAAACTGCAGGACCGATATTTCAGGAAATTGCTTGGGAAATCATGAAAAAGGGATTTTAATCTTTTAGTACATGCACAATGAACCAAGCTTCCTCATATACTAATAAAGTAGCAGATTTTATGGGGGGCTTTTTTTGTTGGCCGG
Coding sequences:
- the mltG gene encoding endolytic transglycosylase MltG; translated protein: MKKTIIRWIILLSLVAITFGTGYTTYNYIVNVYSVKSVAAEIPLERQILVEIPRGAGTEAIANILKEKGIIKNTFLFRLFSKLNGYDGTYRSGVHAIDKNENYNSLKGYDILMDILSGKPLTNVGVRVTVPEGYNYQQIVNLLYKENLIDKEKFDKIANNEDFDFRFLRNLKRRGNRLEGYLFPDTYEFDPKSNESEKEIILKMLRRFDEIFLPEYYKRAEELGMTVDEIIILASIIEREARVPEERPIIAGVFYNRLKSKNSSLRKLQSCATIQYILYKKEGKMKEVITVDDEKIDDPYNTYLYEGLPPGPICNPGRDSIEAALYPEEHDYLYFVVKNDGTGTHYFSKTFSEHLGAQLKSQLNAQKNRKND
- a CDS encoding O-methyltransferase, translated to MICYDYINEYIRNTIKEDQGVLLELRKFAALNNIPVIQPETARLLLVLGLIIKPRKILEIGTAIGYSSILLAGTLSPGGVVDTIESYGEMVEMARYNIKRAGCQDKINSIAGDAAEVLRCLDKRYDLILLDAAKGQYLELLPDCIRLLSIRGVLISDNVLYKGMVANDRLIIRRKKTIVKRLREYLKCICNKSDVETCILPVGDGVAVTVKLRDNGDE
- a CDS encoding U32 family peptidase, with the translated sequence MKKVELLAPAGNPEKLKMAITYGADAVYLGGYEYGLRAYADNFSFEDMEKGIEFAHSKGKKVYITMNIIPHNEDIEGMEEYIKQICRLEADAIILSDPGVYMVVRETAPGMKIHLSTQANNTNWKSAKFWYEQGIKRIILARELSLKEIAEIKEKVPEDLELEVFVHGAMCISYSGRCLLSNYMAGRDSNRGLCAHPCRWKYFLMEEKRPGQYMPVYENERGTFIFNSKDLCMIEHIPQVIATGVTSLKIEGRMKSSYYVATVVKAYREVIDAYYTDPEGYKFDPLWLEEISKASHREYTTGFYFKKPGSEDQVYNTSTYVREYDFVGLVLEYDKTTGIAKVEQRNRMFVGDEVEVVRPKGRYFKQKITSMKNEEGEYIDNAPHPQMIVYIPMKQEVEEYTILRRRA
- a CDS encoding peptidoglycan glycosyltransferase: MNTKRGFIVLIIFFTLFILLAVRMFHLQVGEREKLSRAASVQRIANARIEKARGDILDRNGIPLTNRSEKYIIVLKPLILKEDKNSLKRISDILGTNFQKLEEEVEKGEKPILIEVDKERKNLVKSLECPGISIINSLYRYDNNSVAKHILGYVNKSDGNGEAGIEKFYNKTLACDSWYMLGVVTDGRNNILPGMGYRLIRAEGENKKLNVKLTIDYHIQKIVEEVMERNNVTGAIVVEEVNSGDVVAIASKPDFNQDNVSQYLNSPNNELFNKAVASYNLGSIFKIIDAAAMFELKDSWEEEYLCTGSIKVGDREFKCYSYKDGGHGLLDLKKAFALSCNTYFIDAALNKINAKSLIEMAKRFGLGSFTGIRSQGIEESAGNLPSIDTWFSGGDIANISIGQGEIMATPLQVADMVATVANGGIKNTINIVDSIVDENGNKVRDIRQKQGKRIINKDIANKIKNLMESVINEGTGTMINLEEYGGAAGKTGSAETGQYKDGESIVHAWFAGYFPKKNPKYSIAVFIENGKVGGKTAGPIFQEIAWEIMKKGF